Proteins from one Podospora pseudoanserina strain CBS 124.78 chromosome 1, whole genome shotgun sequence genomic window:
- a CDS encoding hypothetical protein (EggNog:ENOG503P5XW), producing the protein MDSSYSDQDFDNTYSHNARSRAGSGVSTTEGLFQNLQLAESPSLETGSYTSSSRPPSSRGLASPVYLSPSLSHPPTYLSSSLSPHQQHFAHLPSDTEWFEAEHAPVHGTPLLRLEPAPDHGETPSTSSPLASIEPESMSAVAVSYDPGFSMGSRSSFTWPVLDSGSGLLPPDMSHHYGSEASLSPPSGSRSITGSPPRNTLTPEQRELKRQRDQARHSSKMHARGRRAGSGSESVYSPPVTLADLTTGSSTMPIYTTAPSQMSLMAEPTTSHYLPPFSPPLPDQSQTNMFPNPYPPQSYMPDYSYQPSPAPSLPSHYGSRPVMGDPNLGMYSVPPVMGPGPQDTSGQVRVVHSRPKPQCWEHGCNGRQFSTFSNLLRHQREKSGQATKATCPNCGAEFTRTTARNGHLAHDKCKKKSSN; encoded by the exons ATGGACTCCTCCTATTCAGACCAAGACTTCGACAACACTTACTCACACAACGCCAGATCGAGAGCCGGTAGCGGGGTGTCTACAACAGAGGGGCTCTTTCAGAACTTGCAGCTTGCCGAGTCTCCGTCCCTGGAAACCGGTTCCtataccagcagcagcagaccaccatcctcgaggGGCCTGGCCTCACCCGTATACTTAAGTCCGAGCCTGTCCCACCCGCCCACCTATCTTTCCAGCTCCCTCtctccacatcaacaacacttTGCACACCTACCCTCGGACACTGAGTGGTTCGAAGCGGAACACGCACCAGTCCACGGCACACCACTGTTGCGACTGGAACCTGCACCAGACCACGGGGAAACGCCTTCGACGTCATCGCCGCTGGCATCGATCGAGCCGGAAAGCATGAG CGCCGTTGCCGTATCATACGATCCAGGATTCAGCATGGGAAGCAGATCTTCTTTCACTTGGCCAG tacTGGACTCTGGAAGCGGTCTTTTGCCGCCTGACATGAGCCACCACTACGGATCAGAAGCCAGTTTATCACCGCCCAGCGGATCACGATCGATCACGGGCAGCCCGCCAAGAAACACACTCACGCCGGAACAGAGGGAACTAAAACGCCAACGAGACCAGGCCCGACACAGTTCGAAGATGCACGCTCGCGGGCGAAGGGCGGGAAGTGGCTCCGAATCAGTGTACTCACCTCCAGTAACGCTGGCCGACTTGACGACAGGCTCCTCCACGATGCCGATTTATACCACCGCGCCATCTCAAATGTCGCTCATGGCCGAACCTACAACGTCACATTATTTGCCGCCCTTCTcgcctccccttcccgaTCAAAGCCAGACAAACATGTTCCCGAATCCCTACCCGCCACAGTCGTACATGCCAGACTACAGCTACCAGCCATCTCCGGCCCCGAGTCTACCATCGCACTATGG cagcagacCAGTCATGGGAGACCCGAATCTTGGCATGTACTCAGTTCCACCAGTGATGGGCCCAGGACCTCAAGACACGAGCGGACAGGTACGAGTGGTACACAGCCGACCAAAGCCACAGTGTTGGGAGCACGGATGCAACGGTCGCCAGTTTTCTACCTTCAGCAACCTTCTCCGGCACCAGCGTGAAAAGTCAGGACAGGCCACGAAGGCGACGTGTCCCAACTGCGGCGCAGAATTCACACGAACCACGGCGAGAAATGGGCATTTGGCACACGACAAgtgcaagaagaagagcagcaaCTGA